The Cydia amplana chromosome 19, ilCydAmpl1.1, whole genome shotgun sequence genome includes a window with the following:
- the LOC134657108 gene encoding uncharacterized protein LOC134657108, with protein sequence MVRFREDRVAVTGDIKDMFLRIKINPVDQNALRFLWRGRNPTGPVKTYAMTSLIFGANCSPFVAQYIKNKNASRFESTFPAAVAAIHRQHYMDDYIDSLPDEATAISMVKNIRDIHSAGGFEIRNWTCNSANVLDTIPKDILGNTAVRFGLDEHDEGERTLGLIWYPAKDELGFDVSFKRIPDTVIKGEQRPTKRVMLRVIMSVFDIFGFLSPFTTQGKVMLQDTWRLHIDWDDIIPDELYKKWCSWLELLKVIGEIRLPRWYQSCAARCKVGDELTKTLPGSSFHAVTDQCYSDLELHLFSDASLKAMSAVAYWRWKSNDQIFVAFVASKSRVSSVKTQTVPRLELQAALLAARLADSIAKAHRLHVTRRYFWCDSSTVLHWIGNNTRRYKTFEANRLGEIDDLSQASEWRYVPTGLNVADIATRETFNYQSFLNEWFKGPEFLYSDETYWPANVLEPENEVGAEACMTVVQNSPTCFPVPDPERFSSWLRLLRSTACVLKFVNKCRGIALDDHALMEQAKQLILQQAQEDSFASDIQAVKAVKDLPRDSRLRNLSPYLDENNVLRVSGRIDAVSDVPQDAKRPIIHDGRHPTTKLLVKHYHVKAAHGHQEAVVNDLKQEFWIIQLRPTVKNVASRCMLCRLRKATPQVPRMGDLPQARMAHHQRAFTYCGIDLFGPMEVTVGRRREKRYGVLFTCLTVRAVHIEVVHTLTIDSLIMALRRMASRRGWPSHIYSDNGTNLRGADVELRRSIQELDEESLRAAALNNQVRWTFIPPASPHWGGAWERLIRTVKRSLRVILKERAPRDETLSTLLAEVEGIVNGRPLIHVSVEPGSSEALTPNHFLIGSSSRLPVHGVFDDSDLALRKQWRIAQRLADMYWKRWMKEFLPLLLPRKKWQQEQKPLSVGDLVLVVDPDSPRNVWPRGLIKSVLPGKDGRIRVVDISTATGVLRRSVARVAPVPLAD encoded by the coding sequence ATGGTTCGTTTTCGAGAGGATAGGGTAGCCGTAACCGGTGACATAAAAGATATGTTTTTGAGAATTAAAATTAACCCCGTAGATCAGAACGCCCTCAGATTCCTGTGGAGAGGTAGGAACCCCACAGGCCCAGTGAAGACGTACGCGATGACGTCGCTGATTTTCGGCGCGAACTGCTCGCCCTTTGTTGCCCAGTACATTAAGAACAAGAACGCTAGCAGGTTCGAGTCTACGTTTCCAGCTGCCGTCGCTGCTATACACCGCCAGCACTATATGGACGACTATATTGATAGTCTGCCGGATGAAGCTACCGCCATCAGTATGGTAAAGAATATTCGCGATATTCACAGCGCGGGAGGTTTCGAAATCCGCAACTGGACGTGTAATAGCGCAAATGTGCTCGACACTATACCTAAGGATATTTTAGGTAATACGGCTGTGAGGTTTGGACTGGACGAACATGACGAAGGTGAGCGCACTCTTGGACTGATTTGGTACCCTGCCAAGGATGAACTGGGGTTCGATGTTTCATTCAAGCGCATTCCCGACACCGTCATCAAAGGCGAACAAAGACCTACGAAGAGGGTTATGTTGCGTGTTATTATGtcagtttttgacatttttgggtTCTTGTCACCTTTCACTACACAAGGCAAAGTTATGCTGCAAGATACCTGGCGTCTCCATATCGACTGGGACGATATTATTCCAGatgaattgtataaaaaatggtGCAGTTGGTTGGAATTACTGAAGGTTATTGGAGAAATTCGCCTGCCAAGATGGTACCAGTCATGCGCTGCTAGGTGTAAGGTGGGAGATGAGTTGACCAAAACTTTACCAGGCTCTTCTTTTCATGCCGTGACCGACCAATGCTACAGTGACTTAGAACTGCATTTATTCAGTGACGCCTCACTTAAGGCAATGTCAGCGGTTGCGTACTGGCGTTGGAAGAGTAACGATCAGATATTTGTCGCGTTTGTTGCCAGCAAAAGCCGAGTATCTTCGGTGAAAACTCAAACTGTGCCACGATTGGAACTTCAAGCTGCGTTGCTAGCAGCTCGACTTGCTGACTCAATAGCGAAGGCACATCGTTTGCACGTCACACGGCGATACTTTTGGTGTGATTCAAGTACGGTGCTACACTGGATTGGCAACAACACTCGTCGATACAAGACTTTCGAAGCTAACAGATTAGGCGAGATTGACGACCTCTCACAAGCCTCTGAGTggagatatgtacctacaggaCTAAACGTGGCGGACATTGCTACCAGAGAAACGTTCAATTATCAGTCTTTTCTTAATGAGTGGTTCAAGGGACCCGAGTTTTTGTACAGCGATGAGACTTACTGGCCAGCGAACGTCCTGGAACCCGAAAATGAAGTCGGCGCTGAAGCTTGCATGACCGTAGTACAAAACTCGCCTACATGTTTCCCGGTTCCCGACCCTGAGCGCTTCTCCTCGTGGCTACGATTACTGCGATCTACCGCTTGTGTTCTcaagtttgtaaataaatgcagaggtATCGCGCTTGACGACCACGCCCTGATGGAGCAAGCAAAGCAGTTAATCTTGCAGCAAGCTCAGGAAGACTCGTTTGCCAGTGATATACAAGCAGTAAAGGCAGTTAAAGACTTGCCACGCGACAGTCGGCTGAGAAATCTATCTCCCTACTTGGACGAGAACAATGTTTTACGCGTAAGCGGGCGCATTGATGCTGTTTCTGACGTACCTCAGGACGCGAAAAGGCCCATTATTCATGACGGACGGCATCCCACTACCAAGCTTTTGGTCAAGCACTATCATGTGAAGGCTGCGCACGGACACCAAGAAGCGGTAGTAAACGATTTGAAACAAGAATTTTGGATAATCCAATTGCGACCTACTGTCAAAAATGTTGCGTCTCGTTGCATGCTCTGCAGGTTAAGAAAGGCTACCCCACAGGTGCCTCGGATGGGTGACTTACCTCAAGCGCGCATGGCGCATCATCAACGTGCATTCACCTATTGCGGGATCGATCTGTTTGGGCCTATGGAAGTCACAGTAGGCAGACGTcgagaaaaacgttacggcgttTTGTTTACTTGCCTAACCGTTCGTGCAGTCCACATAGAAGTCGTTCACACACTTACTATCGACTCACTGATCATGGCGCTTCGACGAATGGCGTCTCGACGTGGGTGGCCGTCGCATATTTACTCCGACAACGGCACGAACCTACGCGGAGCAGACGTCGAATTGCGAAGATCCATACAGGAGCTCGACGAAGAATCACTAAGAGCCGCAGCTCTTAACAATCAAGTTCGCTGGACTTTTATTCCGCCCGCCAGCCCCCATTGGGGTGGGGCGTGGGAGCGCTTGATTCGGACCGTAAAGCGATCTCTTCGTGTCATATTAAAAGAACGAGCGCCCCGAGACGAAACTCTAAGCACTCTACTAGCGGAAGTAGAAGGTATAGTCAACGGTCGACCACTAATACACGTGTCGGTAGAGCCGGGCTCCTCTGAAGCGCTCACGCCCAACCATTTTCTTATAGGCTCTTCGTCCAGGTTGCCAGTACATGGCGTATTTGACGATTCGGACTTAGCCTTAAGGAAGCAATGGCGAATAGCGCAGCGATTGGCCGACATGTACTGGAAACGTTGGATGAAGGAGTTCCTCCCGCTTCTGTTACCGAGAAAGAAGTGGCAACAGGAGCAGAAGCCACTGAGTGTTGGTGACCTAGTGCTTGTCGTTGACCCTGATTCACCTCGAAACGTATGGCCACGAGGCCTAATAAAAAGTGTTCTGCCTGGAAAAGACGGCCGTATCAGAGTAGTCGACATCAGCACCGCTACCGGCGTGCTGCGCCGGTCTGTGGCGCGCGTGGCTCCTGTACCCTTAGCTGATTAG